Proteins encoded in a region of the Novibacillus thermophilus genome:
- a CDS encoding carbohydrate ABC transporter permease has translation MTKRNIPLSVFAILVGILLVAPIYFLVIGAFKIPIEVFNLNVNFTNLTLDNFKAALETNILRSIWNSFIVSTTVTVVALLFHSMSGYALARLNFPGKHLIFGWMISTLMVPFTIIMIPLYMVTKNLGMANSYFGLIVPMIFNAYGIFLFRQFYKDFPKELEEAAYLEGLSIAGTFFRLVLPLSKSIIIPLTIGFFTANWNNYLWPLIINQKEELMVVQVALANIVGGGYETEWSIVLAAALLGAIPTFMLFFLMQRYLVDGIKMTGIK, from the coding sequence GTGACGAAACGTAACATTCCTCTGTCTGTTTTTGCGATTTTAGTCGGAATACTGTTGGTTGCACCCATTTACTTCTTGGTTATCGGCGCATTTAAAATACCAATTGAAGTTTTTAATCTGAACGTCAATTTCACGAATTTAACTTTGGACAATTTTAAAGCCGCCCTGGAAACGAATATTTTAAGGTCGATCTGGAATTCATTCATTGTGTCAACGACTGTCACTGTCGTGGCATTGCTTTTTCACTCCATGTCGGGATATGCGCTCGCCCGCTTAAACTTTCCAGGCAAGCACCTCATCTTTGGGTGGATGATCAGCACCTTGATGGTACCTTTTACTATTATTATGATCCCCCTTTACATGGTGACGAAAAATCTAGGGATGGCAAATTCATACTTCGGGTTGATCGTTCCAATGATTTTCAATGCGTATGGCATATTCCTGTTTCGTCAGTTCTACAAAGACTTCCCAAAAGAATTGGAGGAGGCTGCATACCTGGAAGGCTTGTCCATTGCGGGAACGTTCTTTCGCCTTGTTCTCCCTTTGTCTAAATCGATTATTATTCCGTTGACGATTGGCTTTTTCACGGCCAATTGGAACAATTACTTATGGCCGTTGATTATTAACCAAAAAGAAGAACTGATGGTCGTACAAGTGGCGCTGGCCAATATCGTCGGCGGTGGATATGAAACCGAGTGGAGCATTGTGTTAGCGGCTGCTCTGTTAGGTGCTATTCCTACATTTATGCTGTTTTTCCTCATGCAGCGATATCTTGTCGACGGCATTAAAATGACGGGGATTAAGTAA
- a CDS encoding FIMAH domain-containing protein: protein MANTADAEVPGDSTFFSTVYVEESDTLNTDSQGDLWASCWSDDDYLYAANGDGDGFTIIPPNTPNVPPAHEHLTDIAVNRISGTPGNLKGETIARSDDIGQIWNDPDHYNRKPTGMACVDGDLYLAVQDLSKDFNDVPSATIVKSTDKGKTWTWDKSGPMFDDHTFTTIMFLDYGKDYENAIDDYVYAYGLDYNWRDSFNDRVEDPTKLFLARVPKTSIMDRSAWEFYTGLDDGHPTWSSHIDEKVPVLQDDRLVYQDTYFSSDPKNMTVISQGSVVYNKPLDRYIYSSWTEYTFEFYEAPTPWGPWKRFLSKDYGAYPWTETKNGGYATTIPSKFISPDGKTMYVQSNTFMGGTNNYNFSLRKMVVEPYVSSTPTNSKNNDNLAVIDESTTPINKVAHFGNVDYFNNGIKEESEDSWNNERKTVDWWGYTWNKSYNMNTVKYTTGNMFSDGGWFTDVKVQVRQNFEWIDVKNLSVTPDYPKDQTAGKHQTYTFTFDDTWGDGVRIIGTPGGSKTFTSIGELEVYYAKETPQGVGAADMKALVERFEEKGEFANRDAARSLIIHLTAVDHFERREAAEKVVKHMKRFKVLLDHQQDGELISERAFQALHSHADALMKKWEQSLR, encoded by the coding sequence TTGGCAAATACAGCGGATGCCGAAGTCCCCGGAGATAGTACTTTTTTCTCAACCGTTTACGTGGAAGAATCTGACACACTGAACACAGACAGCCAAGGGGATTTATGGGCTTCGTGCTGGTCAGACGACGACTATTTGTATGCAGCAAACGGCGACGGAGACGGGTTTACAATCATTCCACCCAATACCCCCAATGTTCCGCCGGCCCATGAACACCTGACAGATATAGCAGTGAATAGAATCAGCGGTACACCTGGAAACCTTAAAGGTGAGACGATAGCTCGGTCCGATGACATCGGACAAATATGGAACGATCCCGATCACTACAATCGTAAACCTACCGGTATGGCATGTGTCGATGGGGATCTGTATCTTGCTGTTCAAGATTTAAGTAAAGATTTTAATGATGTCCCTTCTGCCACGATTGTAAAGTCTACGGATAAAGGAAAAACATGGACTTGGGATAAGTCTGGTCCCATGTTTGACGACCACACGTTCACGACGATCATGTTTCTTGATTATGGAAAGGACTACGAAAACGCGATAGACGACTACGTATATGCCTATGGATTAGATTACAACTGGAGAGATTCTTTTAACGACCGGGTTGAGGACCCGACCAAACTCTTTTTGGCTAGAGTACCTAAAACGAGCATCATGGACCGATCAGCATGGGAGTTTTACACAGGACTTGATGACGGTCACCCCACCTGGTCAAGCCATATTGATGAGAAAGTACCGGTTTTACAAGACGATCGGTTAGTCTATCAAGACACATACTTTTCTTCCGATCCGAAGAACATGACAGTCATTTCACAAGGAAGTGTTGTTTACAATAAACCACTCGATCGCTATATTTATTCATCGTGGACAGAATATACATTTGAATTTTATGAAGCGCCGACACCTTGGGGGCCGTGGAAACGCTTTTTATCGAAAGATTACGGTGCATACCCATGGACTGAAACAAAAAACGGAGGTTATGCAACCACTATTCCTTCGAAATTTATCAGTCCGGATGGGAAAACGATGTACGTACAGTCCAATACGTTTATGGGCGGCACGAATAATTATAACTTCTCTTTAAGAAAGATGGTGGTTGAACCTTATGTTTCCTCTACCCCTACTAATTCAAAAAACAATGACAATTTGGCGGTAATTGATGAAAGCACGACCCCTATCAATAAAGTGGCACATTTCGGGAACGTAGATTACTTCAACAACGGCATTAAAGAAGAATCAGAAGATAGCTGGAACAACGAGCGGAAAACAGTGGACTGGTGGGGGTATACGTGGAACAAGTCGTACAATATGAACACCGTGAAATATACGACGGGGAACATGTTCAGCGATGGCGGTTGGTTTACAGATGTAAAGGTACAGGTCAGACAAAATTTTGAATGGATCGATGTGAAGAATTTATCGGTGACACCTGATTATCCGAAAGACCAAACAGCGGGCAAACATCAAACGTATACATTTACATTTGACGATACGTGGGGAGACGGTGTCAGAATCATCGGGACACCGGGAGGAAGTAAAACGTTTACTTCCATCGGTGAATTAGAGGTGTACTACGCTAAAGAGACGCCCCAAGGTGTAGGTGCAGCCGACATGAAGGCGCTCGTTGAGCGCTTTGAGGAGAAGGGAGAATTTGCAAACCGCGACGCTGCCCGTTCCTTAATCATCCACCTGACGGCAGTCGATCACTTCGAAAGGCGAGAAGCGGCTGAAAAGGTAGTCAAACATATGAAACGCTTTAAAGTGTTACTTGACCATCAGCAAGACGGTGAGTTGATATCTGAAAGGGCGTTTCAAGCGCTTCACTCTCATGCGGATGCATTGATGAAAAAGTGGGAACAGTCCCTTCGGTAA
- a CDS encoding thiocillin/thiostrepton family thiazolyl peptide, giving the protein MSDLKHSLNELEIEELDVSEMMDSDSLSEQEATQVMGASCTTCVCTCSCCTT; this is encoded by the coding sequence ATGAGCGATTTAAAGCACAGCCTGAACGAGCTTGAAATCGAAGAGCTTGACGTTTCAGAGATGATGGATTCTGACAGCCTTTCGGAACAGGAAGCGACTCAAGTCATGGGAGCTTCCTGCACCACTTGTGTGTGTACATGCAGCTGCTGTACAACCTGA
- a CDS encoding IS1380 family transposase — protein sequence MHSVNEQTMHFNKSVKVNFEGGNLTSDAGWLLYKEFDEKIGLSQAITDHLNVNDPNRHHIHFNDDVIIQKIYQHIAGYHADDHADELRHEPVLTTILGKEVLASQPTISRLNQKLDKETMKQLQSVNSLMQKRVDIIQPKDNIMMDLDSTHLATYGEQHGSAFNTHYQAQGYHPLMMFDGLTGDCLKAELRAGHVYTSRQVVRFIGPEIKRYRKQSPWATLCIRGDSGFAIPALYQLAETHDVHYVIRLKANNVLKQKAQPFEDELWKQFDLNTTEAKVFYTSFDYQARAWDKPRRVVVKMEKPEGELFFTYTFIVTNMGLSPKNIVKLYANRGTMENFIKEAKNGFAFDQMSSPSFYSNATKLQLMVLAYNFNNWFRRLCLPRTMNKNRIDNIRLKLLKIAGKLVRSGRYLTFKLCSSCLYQKAYWQTLRTIHHLPRLG from the coding sequence ATGCATAGTGTAAACGAGCAGACCATGCATTTCAACAAAAGTGTGAAAGTCAATTTTGAAGGTGGAAACCTGACCTCAGATGCCGGTTGGTTACTGTATAAAGAATTTGATGAAAAAATCGGGCTCAGTCAAGCGATCACGGATCACCTCAATGTGAATGATCCAAACCGTCATCACATCCATTTTAACGATGACGTCATCATCCAAAAGATCTATCAGCACATTGCCGGGTATCATGCGGATGATCATGCCGATGAATTACGTCATGAACCTGTGTTGACCACCATTTTGGGTAAAGAAGTCCTGGCTTCTCAACCGACCATTTCCCGGCTAAATCAGAAATTGGATAAGGAAACGATGAAGCAGTTGCAATCGGTCAATTCACTGATGCAAAAACGAGTCGACATCATCCAGCCCAAGGACAATATCATGATGGATTTGGACTCGACCCACTTGGCCACCTATGGTGAACAGCATGGATCCGCCTTTAACACGCATTATCAAGCCCAAGGTTACCATCCCCTGATGATGTTTGATGGCCTGACTGGAGATTGTCTCAAAGCAGAACTGCGCGCTGGTCATGTGTACACATCCCGGCAAGTCGTCCGCTTTATCGGCCCTGAAATCAAGCGATATCGGAAGCAAAGTCCATGGGCAACGCTATGCATACGCGGGGACAGCGGTTTTGCCATCCCGGCTCTCTATCAATTGGCGGAAACACATGATGTCCACTATGTGATCCGTTTAAAAGCAAACAACGTGTTGAAACAAAAAGCACAGCCATTTGAAGATGAACTCTGGAAACAGTTTGATCTGAACACGACAGAAGCCAAGGTGTTTTACACATCATTTGACTACCAGGCACGTGCTTGGGATAAGCCGCGTCGTGTGGTGGTCAAGATGGAGAAACCGGAAGGTGAGCTTTTCTTCACCTACACCTTCATCGTGACCAACATGGGGCTCTCACCCAAAAACATCGTCAAGCTTTATGCAAACCGTGGCACGATGGAAAACTTTATCAAAGAAGCCAAGAACGGCTTTGCTTTCGATCAGATGAGCAGTCCATCGTTTTACAGCAACGCCACAAAGCTGCAACTCATGGTGCTCGCCTATAACTTCAACAACTGGTTTCGTCGACTGTGTCTACCTAGAACGATGAACAAAAATCGTATCGACAACATCCGTTTGAAGTTGCTTAAGATCGCGGGAAAGCTGGTTCGTTCAGGCAGATATCTGACATTTAAACTGTGCAGCAGTTGTCTGTATCAAAAGGCTTATTGGCAGACTTTACGAACCATCCATCACCTCCCACGGCTTGGTTGA
- a CDS encoding carbohydrate ABC transporter permease, translated as MKTNRKEAFTAYGFLLPNLLGLTVFVFVPMVYAFYVSLHEWNALSPKVFIGFDNYVQLTSDHEWWNSVYRTFIFTLIYVPALYILALFFAVIVNSLTPRVQSLTRTMFLLPFAITSVISAVIWMFLYNPRDGFINQFLNLFGIPNQQFLGSTSQALISIIVVIIWINLGYNMVIFMASLKEIPKDYYEAAQIDGATSWKAFRYITFPLLKETSIFILVVTTIGSFTVFDQIMVMTKGGPASSTEVSVLYIYKQAFEFLNIGYASALAVVLFLIIFVLSLAQMRLYSK; from the coding sequence ATGAAAACAAATCGGAAAGAGGCATTTACCGCGTACGGATTTCTGTTGCCTAATCTATTAGGGTTAACCGTCTTTGTGTTTGTGCCGATGGTGTATGCCTTCTACGTTAGCCTGCATGAGTGGAACGCGTTAAGTCCAAAAGTGTTTATCGGTTTTGACAATTATGTCCAATTGACTTCTGATCATGAGTGGTGGAACTCCGTATATAGAACCTTTATATTTACTTTGATTTACGTGCCTGCGCTCTACATACTCGCTTTGTTTTTCGCTGTCATTGTAAACAGTTTGACTCCCAGGGTTCAAAGTTTAACCCGTACAATGTTTCTGCTTCCGTTTGCGATAACGTCTGTCATATCTGCTGTGATCTGGATGTTTTTATACAACCCTCGGGACGGCTTTATAAACCAGTTTTTAAATCTGTTTGGAATTCCAAATCAACAGTTTTTAGGTTCTACCAGTCAAGCGTTAATTTCGATAATCGTCGTCATCATCTGGATTAATCTAGGTTATAATATGGTCATTTTCATGGCCTCACTAAAAGAAATTCCGAAGGACTATTACGAAGCAGCACAAATAGACGGGGCAACGAGCTGGAAGGCCTTCAGGTATATTACATTTCCGTTGCTGAAGGAAACGAGCATTTTTATTTTGGTCGTGACTACCATTGGTTCGTTTACAGTCTTTGACCAAATCATGGTCATGACAAAGGGTGGCCCGGCAAGTTCCACTGAGGTCAGTGTCCTTTATATATACAAACAGGCCTTTGAATTTTTGAATATAGGATACGCTTCCGCACTAGCCGTTGTTTTGTTCTTAATTATTTTTGTGTTGTCTCTTGCACAAATGAGACTGTACTCGAAATGA